In a single window of the Hippoglossus hippoglossus isolate fHipHip1 chromosome 7, fHipHip1.pri, whole genome shotgun sequence genome:
- the amigo1 gene encoding amphoterin-induced protein 1, whose protein sequence is MLQPSTRAGGSLLETLPHWSKRAKWAPFLTLCVALLWPPGAEASTLNCHKTCICASNIVSCSKMNLTTVPIVIPHYTGVLDLSYNEIARLRSEWTPVKLPKLHNLLLSHNGLQFLSSEAFVNVKNLRYLDLSSNNLRQLEELIFEPLVNLEVLLLYHNQISQIDRTAFTGMINLQKLYLSQNQISRFPLELVKEKSRLEKLSLLDVSSNKIKMLPIDEVQVLPAWIRNGLYFHNNPLLCHCDLYTLLAHWYLRKLNSAVDFRDDYTCILPGLQKTQVGVFDLSGNDMNCSTFKEADEEAFLEQTLTLGCDTKHRDMLKTWKMPGNVPVSPGSNQTAKVLQDGRLQISPVRSEDAGTYTCFATSEAFNETIYVVLKVHNFTMHGGGESLNTAYTTLVGCLASVVLVLMYLYLTPCRCFCCPNKGKTRGEDSIHSSMLSVSPSHEDPELKAELNRHVAFIDSKDLQGQNGKLNPNGNEDDDDLDAEVGSLMKGKRKKSVAESISSVFSNTPMVV, encoded by the coding sequence ATGTTGCAGCCTTCCACCAGAGCAGGTGGCAGCCTGTTGGAAACGTTACCTCACTGGAGTAAGCGAGCGAAATGGGCCCCCTTCCTCACCCTCTGCGTGGCTCTTCTCTGGCCTCCAGGGGCAGAGGCGTCGACCCTAAACTGCCATAAGACGTGCATCTGTGCCTCCAACATAGTCAGCTGCTCCAAGATGAATTTGACCACTGTCCCCATTGTCATACCGCACTACACTGGCGTACTGGATCTCAGCTACAATGAGATCGCACGGCTGCGATCCGAGTGGACCCCAGTCAAGCTCCCAAAGCTCCACaacctcctcctcagccacaaCGGCCTCCAATTCTTGTCTTCAGAGGCGTTCGTGAATGTGAAGAACCTGCGCTACTTGGACCTGTCCTCCAACAACTTGCGGCAGCTGGAGGAGTTGATCTTTGAGCCCTTGGTCAACCTGGAGGTCCTGCTGCTGTACCATAACCAAATTTCCCAGATTGACCGCACAGCCTTTACTGGCATGATCAACCTTCAGAAGCTCTACCTTAGCCAGAACCAAATCTCCCGCTTCCCCCTGGAGCTAGTGAAGGAGAAGTCCCGCCTGGAGAAGCTTAGCCTCCTGGACGTGTCCTCCAACAAGATCAAGATGTTGCCCATTGATGAGGTCCAGGTGCTGCCTGCTTGGATTAGAAATGGCCTCTATTTCCATAATAACCCTCTGCTATGTCACTGTGATCTGTACACACTCCTAGCACATTGGTACCTTCGAAAACTCAACTCCGCTGTGGACTTCAGAGATGACTACACGTGTATTCTGCCTGGTCTGCAAAAAACACAAGTAGGTGTTTTTGACCTCAGCGGCAACGATATGAACTGCAGCACATTCAAGGAGGCGGATGAAGAAGCTTTCCTGGAGCAAACGCTCACCCTGGGATGTGACACCAAACACAGGGACATGTTAAAGACCTGGAAAATGCCCGGCAATGTGCCGGTGTCACCTGGAAGCAACCAGACAGCCAAAGTCTTGCAGGATGGACGTCTGCAGATTAGTCCGGTGAGGTCTGAGGACGCTGGGACCTACACATGCTTTGCGACGAGCGAGGCCTTCAATGAGACGATCTATGTGGTGCTGAAGGTTCACAACTTCACCATGCATGGGGGCGGGGAGTCCCTGAACACAGCATATACCACCTTGGTGGGCTGCCTGGCCAGCGTAGTGCTGGTGCTCATGTACCTTTACCTGACGCCGTGTCGCTGCTTCTGCTGCCCCAACAAGGGTAAGACTCGGGGTGAGGACAGCATCCACTCCTCCATGCTCAGTGTGTCACCGAGCCACGAGGACCCGGAACTCAAAGCTGAGCTGAACAGGCACGTGGCTTTCATAGACTCAAAGGACTTGCAGGGCCAGAACGGAAAGTTGAACCCAAATGGGAATGAGGATGACGACGATCTGGATGCAGAGGTTGGTTCTCTAATGAAGGGGAAGCGGAAGAAGTCGGTAGCAGAGTCCATTAGCTCCGTCTTTTCAAACACTCCCATGGTGGTCTGA
- the gpr61 gene encoding G-protein coupled receptor 61, protein MEHPVTSSPSWNTSFSRLPTFPASLHPNTSNVTPSTASVRGVVDLNQSLALCAMLIMDVLAVVGNLAVMIVITKTPQLRKFAFVFHLCLVDLLAALVLMPLGMVSDQILVDEALCRSYLCLSVCLVSAAILTICAINVERYYYIVHPMRHEVKMTVGVVVVVVVGIWIKAVVMSVLPLLGWLLQGSQGLGTPSVLIPGQRHCSLHWTGGRTTRLLFMVFFTIIYFLCPMMIILVVYCNMFKVARVAAMQHGPLPTWMDMPRQRSESNSSHSTMAASLGGTGARTTPQRTFSGGKAAVVLVAVGGQFLCCWLPYFSFHLYSAVVSTSPTSLAQLEDVVTWIGYFCFTSNPFFYGCLNRQIREELGRHLACLFKRAGPSEGQQLPSREASIEENFMQFLQGTGCNLEPCNSHSRASPEESGTEFVHESAVQQIMPADFHIPGQILEETSEFIPQQQLNNELHVSEKENCWKTVLEL, encoded by the coding sequence ATGGAGCATCCTGTCACATCGAGCCCCTCCTGGAACACTTCTTTCTCCAGGCTCCCAACATTTCCAGCCTCACTTCATCCAAATACTTCGAACGTGACCCCGAGCACAGCGAGTGTCCGAGGTGTGGTAGATCTGAACCAGTCCCTGGCGCTATGTGCTATGCTCATCATGGATGTGCTAGCGGTGGTGGGGAACCTGGCCGTGATGATTGTCATCACCAAAACTCCGCAGCTGCGTAAATTTGCCTTCGTGTTCCACCTCTGTCTGGTGGACCTGCTGGCAGCGCTGGTGTTGATGCCTCTGGGGATGGTGTCAGACCAAATCCTGGTGGACGAGGCGCTGTGTCGGAGCTACCTCtgcttgagtgtgtgtctaGTGAGCGCTGCCATCCTCACCATCTGTGCCATAAACGTGGAGCGCTACTACTACATTGTCCATCCCATGCGTCACGAGGTGAAGATGAcggtgggggtggtggtggtggtagtggtaGGAATCTGGATTAAAGCTGTTGTCATGTCAGTGCTGCCACTCTTGGGATGGCTGCTCCAGGGGAGCCAGGGTCTGGGTACTCCTTCTGTCCTCATTCCCGGTCAGAGACACTGTTCCCTCCACTGGACGGGAGGCAGGACCACGCGCTTGCTTTTCATGGTCttttttacaattatttattttctgtgccCCATGATGATCATTCTCGTGGTCTACTGCAACATGTTCAAGGTGGCACGAGTAGCAGCCATGCAGCACGGCCCCCTCCCCACATGGATGGATATGCCACGACAACGGTCCGAGTCCAATAGCAGCCACTCCACCATGGCAGCTAGCCTTGGAGGAACTGGTGCCCGCACCACCCCTCAGAGGACCTTCAGTGGCGGGAAGGCTGCGGTGGTCCTGGTGGCAGTAGGAGGCcagttcctctgctgctggctgCCATATTTCTCCTTCCACCTCTACTCGGCCGTGGTGTCTACCTCTCCCACATCGTTGGCCCAACTGGAGGACGTGGTCACGTGGATTGGCTATTTCTGCTTCACCTCCAACCCCTTCTTTTACGGCTGCCTAAACCGTCAGATTCGCGAGGAACTGGGCCGTCACCTGGCTTGCCTCTTCAAGCGGGCTGGGCCCAGCGAAGGGCAGCAGCTGCCCAGCCGTGAGGCCTCTATTGAGGAAAACTTTATGCAGTTCCTTCAGGGCACAGGATGCAATCTGGAGCCCTGTAACTCTCACAGCAGAGCCAGCCCCGAGGAGTCAGGGACAGAGTTCGTTCATGAATCAGCTGTTCAGCAGATCATGCCAGCTGACTTCCATATCCCAGGGCAGATCCTTGAGGAGACCTCAGAGTTCATTCCACAGCAACAGCTGAACAATGAACTACATGTATCAGAGAAGGAGAACTGCTGGAAAACTGTACTAgagctgtag